One window of the Eucalyptus grandis isolate ANBG69807.140 chromosome 6, ASM1654582v1, whole genome shotgun sequence genome contains the following:
- the LOC104448889 gene encoding mechanosensitive ion channel protein 6, with translation MDRSINFGSQGGEIAVNCESSESSSKETVMNRSNTPGTFERPRPSFYEVLNEALRRQSQDTSDRLSYQSRSSPDGSSRESPWTKVVWSKVKSQLTHLHGKETRQPDEHKDDLVEDLPEELKKMTFGAFLILQCLVLLIIVLALICSLSISSLKKRTLWDLPIWKWEAMVLALVSGHLVSSCVVRVVVKVVERVFLLHRRVLYFIYGLWRAVRNCLWLGLVLLVWHLAFHPQMEKKAGGRALPYVTRVLGCFLVASVIWLLKTLLVKVLASSFHVNTYFERIHEALFDQFVIETLSAKAAIRYNAGEEECGDASRTTELQHVNAPSNDLRERLLPKGDRSMKSGRSTDHPKIGGSADLAGRRINQKSALALNIGRMMDIIQHETLSTLDEKILDSNLEDGSSMEIGNEGQAKEVAKKIFLNVAKPGSKQICKDDLMQFMNKDEAAKIINRAAPGKRVIDETSLESWVINAFKERKALARSLNDTNTAVDDLHNMLNVLVAIITAVIWLIILGVPIMQFLVFISSQFLLLAFVFGNSCKMVFEAIIFLFVMHPYDVGDFCEVDGVLMFVEEMNILTTVFRKLDNLKIRHPNSVLATKAISNYNRSTEMVEIINFCLHISTPMGKINKLKKRIERDVESRSNHWHPNPMVLIRDLEDMNKITMTLWLVHRIKHHDNKGRLMRRAALIENLIEIFRQEEIEYRMLPLDVNVRNLPSPTSDRLPSNWTACATEHRKLTNRDDQEKPIYGVKA, from the exons ATGGATCGGTCCATCAATTTTGGCAGCCAGGGAGGAGAAATTGCAGTGAATTGTGAAAGCAGCGAAAGCTCGAGTAAAGAGACCGTTATGAATAGAAGCAACACTCCCGGAACGTTTGAGAGACCCAGACCCTCGTTCTATGAAGTACTAAATGAAGCGCTTCGCCGACAGAGCCAAGACACATCCGACCGGCTTAGCTATCAATCGAGATCCAGTCCAGATGGTTCTTCCCGCGAGAGCCCATGGACAAAAGTTGTTTGGAGCAAGGTGAAGTCTCAGTTAACGCACCTTCATGGTAAGGAAACGCGTCAACCAGATGAGCACAAGGACGATCTGGTCGAAGATCTCCCCGAGGAACTGAAGAAGATGACATTTGGCGCGTTCCTGATTCTCCAATGCTTGGTTCTATTGATAATTGTGCTTGCCTTGATTTGCAGCCTCAGTATTTCTAGTCTAAAGAAGCGAACCCTGTGGGATCTTCCGATATGGAAATGGGAAGCAATGGTTTTGGCTTTAGTATCAGGACACTTAGTATCAAGTTGTGTGGTTCGGGTTGTCGTCAAAGTGGTCGAACGGGTTTTCCTACTGCACAGGAGGGTTCTGTACTTCATCTACGGACTATGGAGGGCGGTGCGAAACTGCCTCTGGTTGGGCCTTGTTTTGCTCGTGTGGCATCTCGCTTTCCATCCCCAAATGGAGAAGAAGGCTGGTGGCCGGGCATTGCCCTATGTGACCAGGGTTTTAGGGTGCTTCCTGGTGGCATCAGTGATTTGGCTCTTGAAGACGCTCCTCGTTAAGGTCCTCGCTTCATCCTTCCATGTCAATACCTACTTCGAACGGATTCACGAGGCTCTATTCGATCAATTCGTCATTGAGACACTCTCGGCGAAAGCAGCAATAAGGTACAATGCAGGGGAGGAGGAATGTGGCGATGCCTCCAGGACAACAGAGTTGCAGCATGTCAACGCTCCTTCAAATGATCTCAGAGAGAGACTTCTACCGAAAGGTGACAGATCGATGAAGAGTGGAAGATCAACAGACCATCCCAAGATCGGAGGAAGCGCAGATTTAGCTGGAAGGAGGATTAATCAGAAGAGCGCGTTGGCTTTGAATATTGGGAGGATGATGGATATCATTCAGCACGAGACTCTATCGACTCTGGATGAGAAGATACTGGATTCAAACTTGGAAGATGGGTCTTCGATGGAGATCGGAAATGAGGGCCAGGCAAAAGAGGTGGCCAAGAAGATTTTTCTCAATGTGGCCAAACCTGGGTCCAA GCAGATTTGTAAGGATGACCTGATGCAATTCATGAACAAGGATGAAGCTGCGAAAATCATAAACCGTGCTGCTCCAGGAAAACGCGTAATTGACGAGACATCTCTTGAAAGTTGGGTG ATTAATGCCTTTAAAGAGCGCAAGGCACTTGCGCGATCTCTCAACGACACCAACACAGCTGTCGACGACCTCCACAACATGCTTAACGTTTTAGTGGCTATCATCACTGCCGTTATCTGGCTTATCATACTTGGAGTCCCCATCATGCAGTTCCTTGTCTTCATAAGCTCGCAGTTCCTTTTGTTGGCCTTCGTTTTCGGGAATAGCTGCAAGATGGTATTCGAAGCAATTATCTTCTTATTCGTGATGCACCCGTACGACGTTGGTGACTTCTGCGAAGTGGATGGAGTACTG ATGTTTGTTGAAGAGATGAATATATTGACCACTGTGTTTCGGAAGCTCGACAACCTGAAGATCAGACACCCCAACAGCGTCTTAGCCACCAAGGCTATAAGCAATTACAACCGTAGCACGGAGATGGTGGAGATCATTAATTTTTGCCTGCACATCTCCACTCCCATGGGAAAGATCAACAAGCTGAAAAAGAGGATTGAACG GGATGTGGAAAGCCGGAGCAACCACTGGCACCCAAATCCAATGGTCCTAATAAGGGACCTAGAGGACATGAACAAGATAACCATGACACTGTGGCTCGTGCACAGGATCAAGCACCACGATAACAAAGGGAGGTTGATGAGGAGGGCCGCCCTGATCGAAAACTTGATCGAGATATTCAGACAGGAGGAGATCGAATATCGGATGCTGCCTCTCGACGTGAACGTCCGCAACCTGCCAAGCCCCACCTCGGACCGGCTTCCTTCCAATTGGACAGCCTGTGCCACCGAACACAGAAAGCTAACCAACCGGGATGATCAAGAGAAACCAATTTATGGAGTTAAGGCATAA
- the LOC104448888 gene encoding LOW QUALITY PROTEIN: pentatricopeptide repeat-containing protein At5g40410, mitochondrial (The sequence of the model RefSeq protein was modified relative to this genomic sequence to represent the inferred CDS: deleted 1 base in 1 codon) — translation MFELQLWNMITKCSPSLALFFDLSRVYFKTQNCNRPLRARSALSCAPSRRLHSCSDADSLVSFLILALSKCCSASSCGAVHARVVKSVSYRHGFIGDQLVSKYAEVGCEEHAEKLFDEIPEKDLVSWNSLISGFSRKGRLAKCLYAFRRMRNETFMNPNEVTLVSVISSCADVKALDEGRSIHGLSERLGMLMEVKVVNCLINMYGKCGKLGAACHLFDIMPVRSLVSWNSMIAVYAENVSPMEGISCFKLMRRNGIQPDDATLVALLQACESVGSIRLGESVHCVICRHGFYGRMSIVTALLDLYAKTGRLDASCQLFLEIRNPDSIAWTAMLASYAAHGYGSEAVTLFELMVKKGMKPDHVTFTHLLNACSHSGLVEEGKWYFRTMFEFYGVEPTLDHYSCMVDLLGRSGSLKDAYELIKSMPMEPNSGVWGALLGACRIYRNAELGKEAAEHLIKLDSSDARNYIVLSNIYSAVSLWKDASEMRALMKENCLTRLPGCSYIEHGNKIHQFVVGDRSHPLSHRIYTKLTELIGKIRKAGLAPKTEFVLHDVDEELKEDMINEHCEKLAISFGILVTNPGRTLIVRKNLRICGDCHSFAKIISLIEKRTIIIRDPKRFHHFTGGICSCADYW, via the exons ATGTTTGAACTTCAGTTATGGAACATGATAACGAAATGCTCTCCTTCATTAGCCCTGTTCTTCGATCTCTCCCGCGTTTATTTCAAAACCCAGAACTGCAATCGCCCACTGAGGGCTCGAAGCGCTCTGTCGTGCGCACCGTCGCGCCGGCTCCATTCTTGCTCCGATGCAGACTCGCTTGTGTCGTTTCTGATACTTGCCTTGAGCAAATGCTGCTCCGCCTCTAGCTGCGGGGCGGTTCACGCTCGAGTCGTCAAATCCGTGAGTTACCGCCATGGGTTCATCGGCGATCAGCTCGTGTCGAAGTACGCGGAAGTGGGCTGTGAGGAACATGCGGAGAAGTTGTTCGACGAAATCCCTGAGAAAGATTTAGTGTCGTGGAATTCTTTGATTTCGGGGTTTTCGCGTAAAGGGCGCCTGGCTAAGTGCTTGTATGCATTCCGTAGGATGAGAAATGAGACTTTTATGAACCCCAATGAGGTTACTCTCGTATCGGTCATCTCATCTTGTGCTGATGTGAAAGCTCTGGATGAAGGTAGGTCCATTCATGGGCTCTCGGAAAGATTGGGCATGTTGATGGAGGTGAAGGTTGTTAATTGTTTGATTAACATGTATGGAAAATGCGGGAAATTGGGTGCCGCTTGTCATTTGTTTGACATAATGCCTGTGAGGAGCTTGGTTTCATGGAATTCGATGATTGCTGTATATGCTGAAAATGTGTCACCAATGGAAGGGATCAGTTGttttaaattaatgagaagGAATGGAATTCAGCCTGATGATGCCACTCTGGTGGCATTGCTTCAAGCATGTGAAAGTGTAGGTTCTATTAGACTAGGAGAATCTGTTCATTGTGTAATATGTCGCCATGGGTTCTATGGACGGATGTCGATTGTGACTGCTCTT TTGGATTTGTATGCCAAGACTGGGAGGTTGGATGCCTCATGCCAACTTTTTCTTGAGATAAGAAACCCAGATAGTATTGCTTGGACTGCAATGCTTGCCAGCTATGCTGCTCATGGGTACGGGTCAGAAGCAGTCACTCTCTTTGAACTCATGGTTAAGAAAGGTATGAAGCCTGATCATGTCACATTTACTCATCTATTAAATGCTTGTAGCCATTCAGGGCTAGTAGAAGAAGGGAAATGGTACTTCCGAACTATGTTTGAATTTTATGGGGTGGAGCCTACATTAGACCACTATTCATGCATGGTTGATCTCCTCGGTCGTTCTGGGTCCTTAAAAGATGCGTATGAGCTTATCAAAAGCATGCCAATGGAACCTAATTCTGGGGTCTGGGGTGCTCTTCTCGGTGCATGCAGAATTTACAGAAATGCTGAACTTGGAAAGGAAGCTGCAGAGCACTTGATTAAACTGGATTCTTCAGATGCAAGAAATTATATTGTGCTCTCAAATATATACTCAGCAGTCAGTCTATGGAAAGATGCTTCAGAAATGAGagcattgatgaaggaaaattGTCTTACCAGATTGCCTGGATGTAGTTATATTGAACACGGAAATAAGATCCATCAATTTGTCGTGGGTGACCGGTCTCATCCATTGTCACATAGGATATACACCAAATTGACAGAACTGATTGGGAAGATTCGCAAGGCTGGACTTGCTCCTAAAACAGAATTTGTCTTGCATGATGTTGATGAGGAATTGAAAGAGGATATGATCAATGAGCACTGCGAGAAGTTAGCAATCTCATTTGGGATTTTGGTGACTAACCCAGGTAGAACATTAATAGTAAGGAAAAATCTAAGAATATGTGGCGACTGTCACAGCTTTGCCAAGATCATATCATTGATTGAAAAGCGCACCATTATAATTCGAGATCCAAAGCGGTTTCACCATTTTACTGGTGGAATATGTTCATGTGCTGACTATTGGTGA
- the LOC120294369 gene encoding pentatricopeptide repeat-containing protein At5g40410, mitochondrial-like: MLMEVKVVHSLTNMYGKCGKLAAACHLFLIMPIRSLVSWNSIIAVHAENESPMGGVSCFKLMRRNGIQPDDATLVALLQACESVSSIRLVESVHCIICRHGFYGRISTVTSLLDLYAKSGRLDALHRVFLEVRNPDSIAWTAMLASFAAHGYGSEAVTLFELMVKKGMKPDHVTFTHLLHACSHSGLVEEGKRYFQTMFELHGVEPTLDHYSCMVDLLGRSGFLKDAYELIKSMPVEPNSGVWGALLGTCRIYGDAEFGKEAAEHLINLNPSDARNYIVLSNIYSAVGLWKDASEMRALMKENCPARLPGCSYVEHGNKIHQFVVGDRSHPLSHRIYTKLIELIRKIR, translated from the coding sequence ATGTTGATGGAGGTAAAGGTTGTTCATTCTCTGACTAACATGTATGGAAAATGTGGGAAACTGGCTGCCGCTTGtcatttgtttttaataatgCCTATAAGGAGCTTAGTTTCATGGAATTCGATAATTGCTGTGCATGCTGAAAACGAGTCACCAATGGGAGGGGTCAGTTGttttaaattaatgagaagGAATGGAATTCAACCTGATGATGCCACTCTGGTGGCATTACTTCAAGCATGTGAAAGTGTAAGTTCTATTAGACTAGTAGAGTCTGTTCACTGCATAATATGTCGCCATGGGTTCTATGGACGGATATCGACTGTGACTTCTCTTTTGGATTTGTATGCTAAGTCTGGGAGGTTGGATGCCTTACACCGAGTTTTCCTTGAGGTAAGAAATCCAGATAGTATAGCCTGGACTGCAATGCTTGCCAGCTTTGCAGCTCATGGATATGGGTCGGAAGCAGTCACTCTCTTTGAGCTCATGGTTAAGAAAGGTATGAAGCCTGATCATGTCACATTTACTCACCTATTACATGCTTGTAGCCATTCAGGCTTGGTAGAAGAAGGAAAACGGTACTTCCAAACTATGTTTGAACTTCATGGCGTGGAGCCTACATTAGACCATTATTCATGCATGGTTGACCTGCTCGGTCGTTCTGGCTTCTTGAAGGATGCGTATGAGCTGATCAAAAGCATGCCGGTGGAGCCTAATTCTGGGGTCTGGGGTGCTCTTCTCGGTACATGCAGAATTTACGGAGACGCTGAATTTGGAAAGGAAGCTGCAGAGCACTTGATTAATCTGAACCCTTCGGATGCAAGAAATTATATTGTGCTCTCAAATATATACTCAGCGGTCGGTCTTTGGAAAGATGCTTCAGAAATGAGAGCATTAATGAAGGAAAATTGTCCAGCTAGATTGCCTGGATGTAGTTATGTTGAACATGGAAATAAGATCCATCAATTTGTTGTGGGCGACCGGTCTCATCCATTGTCACATAGGATATACACCAAATTGATAGAACTGATCAGGAAGATTCGCTAG
- the LOC104448891 gene encoding uncharacterized protein LOC104448891, which yields MGGPSLLFGMLCFLGVMTIGASAGKAACHDPFFGQCYGILHTCPAACPRLCEVDCRLCKPYCACDRPGAVCQDPRFIGGDGVMFYFHGKKDKDFCLVSDPSIHINAHFIGKSSSRGRDFTWVESVGILFGSHKLYIGARRVSKWEELANNMLIRFDGEEIKVPMDEGQRWWSPETGLEIRRPVTNNKVEVKMEDLFAIVARVVPITAEESRVHGYNVTKDNCYAHLELNFKFYSLSPSVDGVLGQTYKTNYQSRVKITAPMPIMGGADRFAASGLFARDCAVSSFGSEVKPDLAGNEESFEVACGSAHGGRGIVCRR from the exons ATGGGAGGCCCGTCGCTGCTTTTCGGCATGCTGTGCTTCCTTGGTGTCATGACCATCGGAGCGAGCGCGGGGAAAGCGGCGTGCCACGATCCGTTCTTCGGCCAGTGTTATGGAATCCTCCACACTTGTCCGGCCGCTTGTCCTAGACTCTGTGAAGTAGATTGCAGACTTTGTAAACCTTACTGCG CTTGTGATAGGCCAGGGGCTGTCTGCCAAGATCCACGATTCATCGGAGGTGATGGGGTCATGTTCTACTTTCACGGCAAGAAGGACAAAGACTTCTGCTTGGTTTCTGATCCTAGCATTCACATCAATGCCCATTTCATTGGCAAGAGTAGCAGCAGGGGAAGGGACTTCACCTGGGTTGAGTCTGTCGGCATCTTGTTTGGGTCCCATAAGCTTTATATCGGGGCACGGCGAGTTTCAAAGTGGGAAGAGCTGGCGAACAATATGCTGATCCGTTTTGATGGAGAAGAAATCAAGGTGCCGATGGACGAGGGCCAAAGATGGTGGTCACCGGAGACAGGACTGGAGATCCGACGGCCCGTGACGAATAACAAGGTGGAGGTCAAAATGGAAGATTTGTTCGCGATAGTTGCTCGGGTAGTACCCATTACAGCAGAGGAATCTCGGGTGCACGGATACAATGTGACAAAGGACAACTGCTATGCCCATTTGGAGCTCAACTTCAAATTCTACTCGCTGAGCCCGAGCGTCGATGGAGTGCTTGGCCAGACCTACAAGACAAATTACCAGAGTAGAGTCAAAATAACAGCACCAATGCCGATTATGGGAGGAGCGGACAGATTTGCTGCTTCTGGTCTCTTCGCAAGGGATTGCGCAGTTTCGAGCTTTGGGTCGGAAGTGAAACCTGATTTAGCGGGCAATGAAGAATCATTTGAGGTTGCATGTGGAAGTGCACATGGAGGGAGGGGAATTGTATGCAGAAGGTAA